GCTTGCCGAAGGCATAACCCTGCCCGGTCTTGCACCCCAGGGCCAGCAGGGTGTTCCTTTGCGCGTCGGTTTCGATGCCTTCCGCCACCGTGTCGAGGCCGAGCGCGTCGGCCAGCGAGAGGATCGCGCGGGCCAGCGCCACGGCATCGACGCCCTCGGCGGCATCGCTGTCCCGATCCAGGCGCTGTACGAACGAGCGGTCGATCTTGAGGATGTCGATCGGAAATCTATGTAGATAGGCCAGCGAGGAATAACCGGTGCCGAAGTCATCGAGCGCGAGGCGTACGCCGGTCAGCTTGAGATTGCGGAACGTCTCCGCCAGGCGCACGGAATTCTCGAGCAGCAGACTTTCGGTGACTTCGAGAATCAGGCATTCGGGTCTGATGCCATGTTTGTCGAGCGCCGCGCGCACCTCCGCCACCACGTCCGCCTCGTTGAGATAGCGGCTCGACATGTTGACCGAGATGCGCAGGCCCTCGCCATGATCGAGCTCGCGCTGCAGCCGCGCCGCGTCCCGGCAGGCGCGATCCAGCATCCATTGCGTCATGGGGATGATCTGGCCCGTTTCCTCGGCCAGCGGGATGAACGATGCCGGCATGACGAAGCCGCGCGTCGGATGCCGCCAGCGCATCAGCGCCTCGACTCCCACGAGGTGCCGCGACGACAGGTCGACGATGGGCTGGTAGTGAGCCTCGAGCTCGTCCCGGGCGAGCGCTTCGACCAGCTCGTTTTCGATGCGGATGCGGCGGCGGGCGGCGCGCAACATCTCGGGCTGGAACACCTGGGCGTGCCCTTTGCCGCGCGCCTTGGCCGAATACATCGCGGCATCGGCATTGCGCAGCAGGCGCTCCACGTTGCTGACGCGATCGGAAATCGCGATCCCGATGCTGGCGCCGATCCGCAGCGAGCGGCCGTCGATTTCCACCGGTTCGCGGCAGGACTCGATGATCTGGTTCGCCACGGCGCGGGCCGCGTCGATGTCCGCGGCGTGATCGATCAGCACCGCGAATTCATCGCCGCCCAGCCGCGCGACCGTATCGCCGGCGCGCGTGCACTGGACCAGCCGATGGGCGAAGCTGCGCAGCAGCTGGTCGCCGGCGCTGTGACCGAGGCTGTCGTTGACGGTCTTGAAGTTGTCGAGGTCGATGAACAACACGGCCGGTGTCATGCCATCGGGAATGTGGCGGATCGCCTGGTGCACGCGATCGGCGAACAGGGAGCGATTCGCCAGCAGCGTCAGCGGGTCGTGGAAGGCCAGCGTACGCAGCTGGTCGTGCAGGCGCGTGGCGTCGGACACGTCGCGGATGTTGAGCGTCACGCCGCGGATCGACTCCACGTGGCACAGATTCGCGATGACCATCTTGAACGACCGTTTCTCGTCGTTGGATTGCGGAATCGCGAAGTTGACCACCTGCTCGGAGTTCGCGTTGCGCAGCACCTCGTCGAACGCGCTGCGCACTGTGACCGCCTCCGGCCCGAGGACGTCGTCCAGCCGCTTGCCGCCGAGCTCTCCGGCCGGCACGCCTAACAAATCCTCGGCGGACGGGCTCGCATAACGGATGACGCCGCCACTGTCGCAGATGGCGATCATGTCGCTCGAGCGGCGCACCAGCTCGGTCAGCCGTTCGTCGAAGCGCCGCGTCGCGAGTTCGCGCTGCAGATCCACGACTTCGCGTGTCGCCAGCGCCTGGCCGATCATCACGAGCGCGGTGGCACACAACACGACGAATATCAGCAGCGGGGACTGGAACTTCGCGAGGTGCAGCTGATTGGTCAGCAACGCGACCATGCCCACCATCAATGCGACGATCGGCAATGAGCCGCGCAGGACACCCGGCATGCCTTGCGTGTTCGGAGTCAGCTTGCGTTGCGTGCGCTGCGCACGCGCGCACAGCAGCAGGCTGATGTAGAACAGGTGGTAGACGAGATCCATCGGCTTGCCGAGTTCGTAGGCCTTGCTGAGCTCGGCGTTGACCCACAACAGGTCCGCGATCAACGTGGCCGGCAATGCGATCAGCCACCACATCACCGCGCGCTCGGCGCGCCAGTCGGTGACCTGCATGGCGATCATCGCGCCGGCGATCAGCGCAACGCCGTTGCCGATGCCGTAACTCGCCGCCGACCAGTTCTCCGCCAGCTGCGCGCCGGTCATCGTCGCGAGCGGGGCGAGCGCGGTGAACCAGAGCAACGCGCCGAAGCCGATGGTGAGCGTCGCGAAATCGACGATCAGACGCGTGGTATTGAGCCGGCCACCGAGGTCGTAGTAGAACAATCCGGCGGCGACTGCCGTGAGTGGATAGTAGAAGAGCCACAACACGTCGGGCCAGGAACCGAAGGTGACGTGCGCGGTGAGCGCGCTGTACCCCCAGCCGAGGGTCGCCACCACGTCGAGGACTTCGGCGGCGAAGATCAGTCGAAACGCCAGCCGCCGCTCGCGCGACAGCGACCGGTCGTGGATCACCGGCCACAACATCAACGTGAACAGGAAAATGAGCGGGAACGCGCCCCAGGCGCCGATCACGTCGGCCACCTTGCTGCCGCCGATGCCGGTCAGCATCACGATCACGCAGCTGCAGCTGTAGAGCACGCCGGCGACGATGGCCGTGCGTGACCAGCGGTCGACAAATGTCCCTAGGGAGAAACCCATTGAATTGATATCGGCCAGCGGCGGAAAAACGAGATTGCTCATGATGGCAAAGCCGCGAAATTCGTGACCTGATCACGGTCACAGAGCGGCAGCCGCCGCCGCTTGCCAGCCCCTAATCGACTCGTCAGACTCCAGCCGGCTCCCGAAGCCCTCAGAGAATCCCTGACGTGACGCGCCCGCTTCGAACGCTGTTCTTGATCGTCTGTGCGGGATGCACGGTGGCCCAGGCGGATTCGGTGCGTATCTTCACGGGCAGCATCGGCGGGACCTCGGATTTCGTCTTTCGTGGCGTCTCGTTGACCCGCGGCAAACCGGCCGTGCAGGCCTCCCTCGACGTCGAATTCCCGCGGGAGTTCTACGTCGGTGCTTTCGTCGCCACCGCCGATCCGAACCCGGGCCCCAGCCCGAATCTCGAGATGGATGTCTGGGCCGGACGCTACTGGACTGTGTCGGAGAATTTTTCCGCCGATCTGCGGCTCTCGCAGTACACCTACCCCGATGATCCGCGCCGCGTCAGCTACAACCGCAGCGAGATCACCGGGACGCTGGGCTACCGCAACCTGTTGTTCTTCGCGGCTATCTATTCGCCCAACACCAACGCAGTGGGTTCATCGGCGGGTTACGAAGAAGGCAACGCCTGGGCGCTCGAGATTTCGGGACGCAAGGCGCTGAACGACCGGTTCTCGGTATCCGGCGGGTTCGGTCACTACGGCCTCGACGAGGTCTACCACGACAGCTACAACTACTGGAACGCCACGCTGACCGCCGCCATCGCGCCATTCGAGGTCCAGCTGGCCTACCTGGGGATCAGCGGCAATGCCGTCGACCACTTCAACGGCCGGACGGTGGGCGATCGGGTCGCCCTGACCGCCCTGTGGCGTTTCTCGTCGACGCGCTAACGGCCGGGAACCGAAAACTTGCGCCCCGGTACTCATGAGCAGTTGGTCCCGCAAGGTTGCTGCCGTGGCATTGAAGCGTGTTGAAACCCCCGCCATCAGGGTCCAGACCCCGGGAAACGAGGCCGCGGAGCGCGAGCTCCTCGAACGCATCGCCAGGAACCGCGATCAGGCGGCGTTCCGGACGCTTTATGGAAACTACTACCAGCGCCTGTCGCGGCTGTTGTCGCGCATGTCGGTGCGGCGCGAAGACATCGAGGAAGTCATCAACGACACCTTCTGGGTGGTGTGGACCAAGGCGTCCGAATTCCGCGGCGCGTCGCAGCTATCTACCTGGATCATCGGCATCGCCTACCGGCGCGCGCTGAATGCGCTGCGCCGCGCGAAGATCCGTCCGGTCTCGGACCAGCCGTTCGATGAGGAGTCGATCAGCGTCGCATCCACCGACGATGCGGAAACCGACGGCCGATGGCTCGCGTTGGGCCTGACCCGCCTGCCGGTCGAACAACGCATGGCGCTCGAGCTCACCTACACACTCGGCCACTCCTGCGAAGAAGTGGCCGCCATCCTCGATTGCCCCGTGAACACCGTGAAGACGCGGCTGTTCCGCGCGCGCGAAACCCTCAAACAAGTCCTGCCCGAACTCGCGGGCACGACCGGAGAAAGAGCATGAGTCCCCGCATCCCCGATACCCACGCCGAAGCCTGGTCGCTGCTGCCGTGGCTGGCCAATGGACGCATCGCGCCCGAGGATCGGGAATGGGTCGAGACGCACGTGTCGGCCTGCGCGGAATGCCGCGCCGAGCTCGCCGCGCAGCGCATGATTGCGACGCGGATACAGCGCGGCGGCGTCTCGCCCGCGCCTGCCGCTTCCGACGAACAGCGCTCTTTCAACAAGCTTTGGGCACGCATCGAGGCATCCGAGTCCGCCGCGACACCGGTGGCCGATGTACGCAGCATGCACGGGTCGCGCCGCTCTTCGCGCACTGTGCGTTGGCTCGCGGCGGCCGTGATCGTGCAGGCCATCGGGCTCGGTGCCCTCGGACTCGCCCTGCGCGGCACAGATGCCGGCGCCGACAGCCAGTCGGATCAGTTCAGCACCGTCACCGATGTCGATGCGCGTGTGAACGCACCCGCGGTGCGCCTGGTGTTCGCGCCGCAGACATCGATCGCGACTATCAATACGCTGCTGACGCACCAGGGGCTTAAGATCGTCGCCGGACCGGGGCGCGAGGGAAATTTCACCGCGCAGCTGTCGGCGGACGCGGTAGCCTCGGGCGCATCGGCCGATTCCGTCGCGGCGGTGATGTCGAAGGATCCGAATGTCAGCCTTGCCGAACCCGTCGCGCCCTGAATGGCAGATTGATCCGGCGCGCCACGCGTGGCAGCTGTGTGCCGCGCTGGCGCTGACCGCATGTGTATTCATGGGTAGCGGTGCGGCCATCGCGGCGGCGCCGGAAGTGCGCACACCTCCGGAAGTGCGCAGCGCGCCAACGCAGTTCATCGTGGTCGCGGTCGCCAACCCGGTGACCGGCCGGCCCTCCGCCGTCGGCGGCACCGCGCACGGCTACGGTTCCAGCACCAACTACCGGGTCAGCGCGTCCGCGGCGGCGGTGATGCGCGAGCTCGCCCGCCGGTATTCGCTCACACCGGTGTCCGAGTGGCCGATCGAACCGCTGCAGATGCACTGCGTGTTGTTCCGGATTCCGC
This sequence is a window from Pseudomonadota bacterium. Protein-coding genes within it:
- a CDS encoding EAL domain-containing protein, yielding MSNLVFPPLADINSMGFSLGTFVDRWSRTAIVAGVLYSCSCVIVMLTGIGGSKVADVIGAWGAFPLIFLFTLMLWPVIHDRSLSRERRLAFRLIFAAEVLDVVATLGWGYSALTAHVTFGSWPDVLWLFYYPLTAVAAGLFYYDLGGRLNTTRLIVDFATLTIGFGALLWFTALAPLATMTGAQLAENWSAASYGIGNGVALIAGAMIAMQVTDWRAERAVMWWLIALPATLIADLLWVNAELSKAYELGKPMDLVYHLFYISLLLCARAQRTQRKLTPNTQGMPGVLRGSLPIVALMVGMVALLTNQLHLAKFQSPLLIFVVLCATALVMIGQALATREVVDLQRELATRRFDERLTELVRRSSDMIAICDSGGVIRYASPSAEDLLGVPAGELGGKRLDDVLGPEAVTVRSAFDEVLRNANSEQVVNFAIPQSNDEKRSFKMVIANLCHVESIRGVTLNIRDVSDATRLHDQLRTLAFHDPLTLLANRSLFADRVHQAIRHIPDGMTPAVLFIDLDNFKTVNDSLGHSAGDQLLRSFAHRLVQCTRAGDTVARLGGDEFAVLIDHAADIDAARAVANQIIESCREPVEIDGRSLRIGASIGIAISDRVSNVERLLRNADAAMYSAKARGKGHAQVFQPEMLRAARRRIRIENELVEALARDELEAHYQPIVDLSSRHLVGVEALMRWRHPTRGFVMPASFIPLAEETGQIIPMTQWMLDRACRDAARLQRELDHGEGLRISVNMSSRYLNEADVVAEVRAALDKHGIRPECLILEVTESLLLENSVRLAETFRNLKLTGVRLALDDFGTGYSSLAYLHRFPIDILKIDRSFVQRLDRDSDAAEGVDAVALARAILSLADALGLDTVAEGIETDAQRNTLLALGCKTGQGYAFGKPMPVEEILEAAVTRRRGVLAGNLPGRIDFSPTGRFRIASEQ
- a CDS encoding TorF family putative porin — encoded protein: MTRPLRTLFLIVCAGCTVAQADSVRIFTGSIGGTSDFVFRGVSLTRGKPAVQASLDVEFPREFYVGAFVATADPNPGPSPNLEMDVWAGRYWTVSENFSADLRLSQYTYPDDPRRVSYNRSEITGTLGYRNLLFFAAIYSPNTNAVGSSAGYEEGNAWALEISGRKALNDRFSVSGGFGHYGLDEVYHDSYNYWNATLTAAIAPFEVQLAYLGISGNAVDHFNGRTVGDRVALTALWRFSSTR
- a CDS encoding RNA polymerase sigma factor, which gives rise to MSSWSRKVAAVALKRVETPAIRVQTPGNEAAERELLERIARNRDQAAFRTLYGNYYQRLSRLLSRMSVRREDIEEVINDTFWVVWTKASEFRGASQLSTWIIGIAYRRALNALRRAKIRPVSDQPFDEESISVASTDDAETDGRWLALGLTRLPVEQRMALELTYTLGHSCEEVAAILDCPVNTVKTRLFRARETLKQVLPELAGTTGERA
- a CDS encoding zf-HC2 domain-containing protein, translated to MSPRIPDTHAEAWSLLPWLANGRIAPEDREWVETHVSACAECRAELAAQRMIATRIQRGGVSPAPAASDEQRSFNKLWARIEASESAATPVADVRSMHGSRRSSRTVRWLAAAVIVQAIGLGALGLALRGTDAGADSQSDQFSTVTDVDARVNAPAVRLVFAPQTSIATINTLLTHQGLKIVAGPGREGNFTAQLSADAVASGASADSVAAVMSKDPNVSLAEPVAP